Proteins encoded in a region of the Novibacillus thermophilus genome:
- a CDS encoding multicopper oxidase family protein, which produces MGIKTKITAFMISLLVISGCSSNSSQSVEEVDHSNMNEEMDHSTMNQDEMENEHMSHDEVVSLNDSTGENELKIPSVLEHDDEKGSVYTVRAQKGKTEIFDGTETVTYGYNGSFLGPMIRLEKGDTVKIKTVNELDEETTFHWHGLEVAGSADGGPHESLKPGEEKVIEFKVEQEASTLWFHPHPEGKTAEQVYNGLAGLIYIEDDNSKSLGLPNEYGKNDIPLIFQDRTFDDKKQLNFSAAMNDDGTIGDTLLINGTLNPKLAVNKEKVRLRLLNGSNARNYTFKLNTGDSFVQIATDGGFLNKPVTLKEITLTPSERAEIVIDFSQLDTENELALINEDGSILLPFEVSDQNGKVSEIPGEMNNFSITEEEKSLPVTKKLELFGMMDQVTINGKKFDPERIDFTQQQGETEVWEIYNKPDEMGGMIHPFHIHGAQFKILSRNGEEPPENERGWKDSISIHPDETVKIAIQFKHKGVYMFHCHILEHEDNGMMGQVKVE; this is translated from the coding sequence ATGGGAATAAAAACTAAGATCACCGCATTTATGATTAGTTTACTAGTCATTAGCGGGTGCAGTAGTAATAGCTCACAGTCTGTCGAAGAAGTAGATCATTCTAATATGAATGAAGAAATGGATCATTCTACTATGAATCAAGACGAGATGGAAAATGAACATATGAGTCATGATGAGGTGGTAAGTTTAAACGACTCTACCGGGGAAAATGAATTGAAAATCCCTTCCGTGCTAGAACATGATGATGAAAAAGGGTCCGTGTACACTGTTCGGGCACAAAAAGGAAAAACGGAAATATTCGATGGAACTGAAACGGTAACATATGGATACAACGGGTCGTTTTTAGGACCGATGATTCGTTTAGAGAAAGGTGATACTGTTAAAATTAAAACGGTCAATGAACTAGATGAGGAGACAACTTTTCATTGGCACGGGCTGGAAGTAGCGGGGAGCGCAGATGGTGGACCACATGAATCCCTAAAACCCGGAGAAGAAAAGGTGATCGAGTTTAAAGTGGAACAAGAAGCGTCAACGCTATGGTTCCATCCCCATCCAGAAGGAAAAACCGCTGAACAGGTATATAATGGACTCGCGGGATTGATTTATATCGAAGATGATAATTCAAAGAGTCTTGGATTGCCAAATGAGTATGGGAAAAATGATATTCCCTTGATTTTTCAAGATAGAACATTTGATGATAAGAAACAATTGAATTTCAGCGCTGCAATGAATGATGACGGAACAATCGGCGATACATTATTGATCAATGGAACGTTGAATCCGAAGTTGGCTGTAAACAAAGAGAAAGTACGTCTCCGTTTATTAAATGGATCTAATGCAAGAAATTACACATTTAAATTGAATACTGGAGATTCCTTTGTTCAAATCGCAACGGATGGGGGGTTCTTAAATAAACCGGTAACACTAAAAGAAATTACACTGACCCCATCTGAACGAGCAGAGATAGTTATAGACTTTTCACAGCTTGATACAGAAAATGAGTTGGCGTTAATAAATGAGGATGGATCTATTCTTTTACCATTTGAGGTTTCTGATCAGAATGGAAAGGTTAGCGAGATTCCAGGTGAAATGAATAATTTTTCAATTACTGAAGAAGAGAAGAGCTTGCCAGTTACAAAAAAGTTGGAACTCTTTGGGATGATGGACCAGGTTACGATAAATGGAAAGAAATTTGACCCAGAAAGAATTGATTTCACACAACAGCAAGGGGAAACTGAAGTATGGGAAATATACAATAAACCGGACGAGATGGGCGGAATGATACATCCGTTCCACATTCACGGCGCTCAATTTAAAATACTTTCCAGAAATGGAGAAGAACCACCGGAAAATGAACGGGGCTGGAAAGACAGTATTTCTATTCACCCAGATGAGACAGTTAAAATAGCTATACAATTTAAGCATAAGGGTGTGTATATGTTCCATTGTCATATTCTTGAACACGAAGACAATGGCATGATGGGACAGGTAAAAGTGGAATAA
- the copZ gene encoding copper chaperone CopZ, translating to MQHITLNVQGMSCGHCVNSIEQNVGQINGVQSVKVNLEEGKVDVTFNSDEVSLKDIKDVIEDQGYDVA from the coding sequence ATGCAACATATAACACTAAATGTACAAGGAATGTCTTGTGGGCATTGCGTGAATTCCATTGAACAAAATGTAGGTCAAATAAACGGCGTTCAATCTGTTAAGGTAAATCTTGAGGAAGGAAAAGTTGATGTTACATTTAATTCAGATGAAGTAAGCCTGAAGGATATAAAAGATGTTATTGAAGATCAGGGATACGATGTAGCATAA
- the spoIIP gene encoding stage II sporulation protein P — translation MTLITILTFFVAVSFSFNSIFSSTSVKSLLKEVNIQSILVQMIRSEVHALPAIDNLPSITELSLDLLLNIKPKDVRTYLGNEIPGLSLYHTEIAVAGQGTNITNLPIESPPPIEFIEEIDDYEEEYDKPTPKTNNKNMAVYIYHSHSWEAFKPLLQDQKSANSSSSMNEKANVITVGDKLKQDLEDKGIGVVHSKQNVTKALKSRNWNYNQSYILSRETVQEAMTSNNNLKFLIDIHRDSQPKNITTITINQKKYARLFFVVGKEHKNFEKNLEFAKKLNSELEKKYPGISRGVFIKGKSEGNGVYNQDLTERALLLEFGGVDNDLTELYNSIEAFADIFSGYYWGNSEI, via the coding sequence ATGACTCTGATAACTATACTTACATTTTTTGTTGCTGTCTCTTTCTCATTCAATTCTATCTTTTCATCCACCTCCGTAAAATCATTACTAAAAGAAGTTAATATACAAAGCATTTTAGTTCAAATGATTAGATCGGAAGTCCATGCCCTACCTGCTATAGATAATTTACCTTCCATTACCGAACTTTCATTGGACCTTTTATTAAATATTAAACCAAAGGATGTAAGAACATACTTAGGCAATGAAATTCCGGGCTTATCACTTTATCATACGGAAATTGCAGTAGCGGGACAAGGAACAAATATTACAAATCTGCCTATAGAATCCCCACCCCCGATTGAGTTTATAGAAGAAATCGATGATTACGAAGAAGAATACGATAAACCAACCCCAAAAACTAATAATAAAAATATGGCTGTGTATATTTATCATTCCCATAGTTGGGAAGCCTTTAAGCCCTTGTTACAGGATCAAAAGAGTGCTAATTCAAGCTCAAGTATGAATGAAAAAGCAAATGTAATTACAGTAGGAGATAAATTAAAGCAAGACTTAGAGGATAAGGGAATCGGTGTAGTGCATTCAAAACAGAATGTAACGAAGGCATTAAAATCCCGAAATTGGAACTACAATCAATCATATATTCTCTCAAGAGAGACTGTCCAAGAGGCAATGACTAGTAATAATAACCTTAAGTTCCTAATTGATATACACAGGGATTCCCAGCCTAAAAACATAACAACTATTACTATTAATCAAAAGAAATATGCTAGATTATTTTTCGTTGTGGGAAAGGAACACAAAAATTTTGAAAAGAATCTTGAATTTGCCAAAAAATTGAACTCCGAACTCGAGAAAAAATATCCTGGTATAAGCAGAGGAGTTTTCATTAAAGGGAAAAGCGAAGGTAATGGAGTATATAACCAGGATCTAACTGAACGAGCTTTGCTTCTAGAATTTGGTGGAGTGGATAATGATCTCACGGAGTTATATAATTCCATTGAAGCCTTTGCAGATATATTTAGTGGTTACTATTGGGGAAACTCTGAAATCTAA
- a CDS encoding metal-sensing transcriptional repressor, giving the protein MHIPEEIKVTHRSTNEKEQLINRLKRIEGQVRGIQGMIENDRYCVDILTQISAITAALNKVGIHLLEKHTQHCVTDAIKDGNGEEAIQELMEVFKRFSKS; this is encoded by the coding sequence ATGCACATACCTGAGGAAATAAAGGTCACACACAGGTCAACAAATGAAAAAGAACAATTAATTAATCGTTTAAAACGGATCGAAGGCCAAGTTCGTGGTATTCAAGGCATGATCGAAAACGACCGATATTGTGTTGATATTCTTACTCAAATTTCTGCAATCACTGCTGCATTAAATAAAGTAGGAATTCATTTATTGGAAAAGCATACACAGCACTGTGTAACTGATGCGATAAAGGATGGGAATGGGGAAGAGGCCATTCAAGAACTGATGGAGGTATTTAAAAGGTTTTCTAAGTCATAG
- a CDS encoding nitrite reductase: MNQKDKMVKLAISGGISFGAKLNAKQLTVIAEYMNESDELELTTFQQLYIEVPESKVEQVKEKFQEVGLSCYPVGNFVKSLRTCNFCKGAEQEGMPVAIELNKRIAGKPVPFTLRPAYTGCPIGCGEPMVNDIGVMKVRNGYNLYVGGKAKGMDAQTGILLMEQLLPKKLYEVIEKIIDIYSEHGKKREPFFKFINRYGLDNIKNQATGQKLL, translated from the coding sequence ATGAACCAAAAAGACAAAATGGTAAAACTCGCTATTAGTGGAGGAATATCGTTCGGTGCCAAATTAAATGCCAAACAATTGACTGTGATTGCTGAATACATGAATGAAAGTGATGAGCTGGAGTTAACAACGTTCCAGCAACTTTACATTGAGGTACCCGAAAGTAAAGTAGAACAAGTTAAAGAAAAATTTCAAGAGGTGGGTTTATCCTGTTACCCCGTGGGGAATTTCGTAAAAAGTCTAAGAACCTGCAATTTTTGTAAAGGGGCCGAACAAGAAGGGATGCCGGTTGCCATTGAATTAAACAAACGAATTGCAGGAAAACCAGTTCCCTTTACACTTCGGCCAGCATATACCGGATGTCCGATTGGCTGTGGTGAACCTATGGTTAATGATATCGGTGTCATGAAGGTAAGAAACGGATATAATTTATATGTTGGGGGAAAGGCAAAAGGTATGGACGCCCAAACAGGTATCTTATTGATGGAGCAACTGCTACCTAAAAAACTCTATGAGGTTATCGAAAAAATTATTGATATCTATTCTGAACACGGCAAAAAGAGAGAACCATTCTTTAAGTTTATTAATCGATATGGTCTAGATAACATAAAAAATCAAGCAACCGGACAAAAGCTTTTGTAA
- a CDS encoding response regulator transcription factor, whose product MRKILIVDDEERMRNLISLYLSPAGFDCVPVSSGAEALEYLSKKSCELVILDVMMPDLDGWETCRKIREFSDVPIIMLTARTDKTDVVKGLSTGADDYITKPFDSGELLARIEAVFRRTKMNEDTTLNFNGLSWNPDSYSLSYTDKPIQVTPKEFSLIGLLLKYPNRVFTREQLLTIIWGLEAGTEDRTIDSHIRNIRDKLRNAGFPIDDHLITVWGVGYKWENE is encoded by the coding sequence ATGCGAAAAATTTTAATTGTAGATGACGAAGAACGGATGCGGAACCTGATTTCACTTTATTTATCTCCAGCCGGGTTTGACTGTGTTCCTGTCTCTTCAGGTGCCGAGGCTTTAGAATACCTATCGAAAAAGTCATGCGAATTGGTCATTCTTGATGTGATGATGCCTGACTTGGACGGTTGGGAAACATGTAGGAAGATCAGGGAATTCTCTGATGTCCCAATCATTATGCTGACAGCCAGGACAGATAAAACCGATGTAGTTAAAGGGTTAAGTACAGGGGCAGACGATTATATTACAAAGCCCTTTGATTCGGGTGAGCTTCTTGCCCGGATAGAAGCCGTTTTTAGACGAACAAAAATGAATGAAGATACAACGCTTAACTTCAATGGCCTTAGTTGGAATCCGGATTCTTACTCTTTAAGCTATACCGATAAACCCATTCAAGTAACTCCAAAAGAGTTTTCTCTTATTGGCTTATTATTAAAATATCCGAACCGTGTATTCACAAGGGAGCAGCTTCTCACCATCATTTGGGGTCTTGAAGCGGGAACGGAGGACAGAACGATCGATTCCCATATCCGTAACATCCGGGACAAATTAAGAAATGCAGGTTTTCCTATTGACGACCACCTTATAACCGTTTGGGGTGTAGGGTATAAATGGGAAAACGAATAA
- a CDS encoding glutaredoxin family protein: MKKYQLVIYTRPTCSDCQAGKEFLARNNISYIDYDLTKQPSKEEELIQISGTRIVPAFVFKNKSILRLSKKPKVIIGFEWNVDEIKNC; the protein is encoded by the coding sequence ATGAAAAAATATCAATTAGTGATCTATACCCGTCCTACTTGCTCAGACTGTCAAGCAGGAAAAGAGTTTCTTGCTAGGAATAACATATCTTATATTGACTATGATTTAACAAAACAACCGTCTAAGGAAGAAGAATTAATACAGATTTCAGGTACAAGGATTGTCCCGGCGTTTGTTTTTAAAAATAAATCAATCCTTAGGTTGAGTAAAAAACCAAAAGTAATTATTGGATTTGAATGGAATGTAGATGAAATAAAAAATTGTTAA
- a CDS encoding F510_1955 family glycosylhydrolase: MKLTKLIVLAMTSLILIAGCSQQKKEFTYEKTNKTVDHIHGLGIKDSNLYIATHTGLMKHEGKNWYATSANNHDYMGFSMTKEGFYSSGHPIEGSNLKNPLGLIKSTDNGKTLDKLAFYGESDFHYLTAGFDSNAIYVINQEPNSELKTGMYYTLDEGKTWESSKFSGIESDSIGNISAHPKKDEIIAVSTKDGLYLSKDYGNNFELITDPFMVPAVLMLDDSIIYSTLDDKGVHLFSQTLNDGTATEISIPDVSANNPILFVTANHENPEQIAIITYANDIFITKDKGENWTKIAKEGKLQ; the protein is encoded by the coding sequence ATGAAATTAACAAAACTAATCGTGCTTGCAATGACATCATTGATTCTTATTGCCGGCTGCTCACAACAAAAAAAAGAATTCACTTACGAAAAGACAAATAAAACCGTAGACCATATCCATGGTCTTGGGATTAAAGATAGCAATTTGTATATCGCTACTCATACCGGACTTATGAAACATGAGGGCAAAAACTGGTATGCGACATCTGCAAACAACCATGATTATATGGGCTTCAGCATGACGAAAGAGGGCTTTTACTCAAGTGGTCATCCAATAGAAGGTTCAAATTTAAAAAATCCCCTTGGGCTGATCAAAAGTACCGATAACGGCAAGACGCTAGATAAACTTGCTTTTTATGGTGAATCCGATTTTCATTACTTAACTGCCGGATTCGACTCCAACGCCATCTATGTCATTAATCAAGAACCAAATTCGGAGCTTAAAACCGGAATGTATTACACATTGGATGAAGGAAAAACATGGGAATCCAGCAAATTTTCTGGGATAGAATCCGACTCTATCGGCAACATTTCCGCTCATCCCAAAAAGGATGAAATAATTGCAGTTTCTACTAAGGATGGACTCTACCTTTCAAAAGATTACGGAAACAATTTTGAACTTATCACAGATCCTTTCATGGTACCTGCTGTATTAATGCTTGATGATAGCATAATTTACTCCACCTTAGATGACAAAGGCGTTCACCTGTTTAGCCAAACCTTGAACGATGGAACTGCGACCGAGATATCTATTCCAGATGTTTCAGCAAATAATCCTATTTTGTTTGTTACAGCAAACCATGAAAACCCCGAACAAATAGCAATCATCACTTATGCCAATGATATATTTATCACTAAAGATAAAGGTGAAAACTGGACAAAGATTGCCAAGGAAGGAAAACTACAATAA
- a CDS encoding heavy metal translocating P-type ATPase — protein sequence MSQKEVTLQISGMTCAACATKIEKGLKKIEGVEEANVNLALERTKITYDPGKTDVKKFKEKVESLGYKVVNDKVEFDISGMTCAACATKIEKRISKMDGVTKANVNFALETIAVEYDEKQVQTSDMITAVKKLGYDLIPKQDGKEKIDHKEQEIKKQYRKFIFSAILTFPLLWTMVAHFEFLSFIYMPEILMNPWVQLALATPVQFIVGASFYKGAYNSLRNKSANMDVLVALGTSAAYFYSLYLTFEWMNAGSIGHPELYFEAAAVIITLIVLGKLFEVRAKGKTSQAIQKLLGLQAKTARVLREGVEKEIPVEEVVTGDTILVRPGEKIPVDGEIMEGRSAIDESMITGESIPVDKVVGDAVIGATINKNGSLTIKATKVGKDSALAQIVKVVEEAQGSKADIQRLADKISGVFVPIVVAIAVVTFFIWYFFVSPGDFRSALIPTISILVIACPCALGLATPTSIMAGSGRAAEMGLLFKGGEHLENTQSIDTVVLDKTGTVTKGEPTLTDIFVTDGFKEEEVLQLIGTAENQSEHPLAQAIVNGVKEKGITLLETTDFEALPGYGIRAKVNTQDVLVGTRKLMRKHNISILDSEASMEKLEGDGKTAMLIAVDNKLAGIVAVADTVKETSKEAISRMLDLGLEVIMLTGDNQRTAEAIARQVNVSKVIAEVIPEQKSEEIKKLQEQGKKVAMVGDGINDAPALAMANIGMAVGTGTDIAIEAADITLMRGDLNSVADAMIMSRKTMRNIKQNLFFAFIYNTIGIPIAAIGLLAPWVAGAAMAFSSVSVVLNALRLQRIKLKA from the coding sequence ATGAGCCAAAAGGAAGTAACCCTGCAAATTTCCGGAATGACCTGCGCAGCATGTGCGACCAAAATCGAAAAAGGGTTGAAAAAAATCGAAGGGGTCGAAGAGGCAAATGTGAATTTAGCACTCGAAAGAACGAAAATAACATATGATCCCGGAAAAACAGATGTAAAGAAATTTAAAGAAAAAGTTGAGTCATTAGGATATAAAGTTGTGAATGACAAGGTAGAGTTCGATATATCCGGTATGACGTGTGCTGCTTGTGCGACGAAGATTGAAAAAAGAATTAGTAAGATGGATGGTGTAACTAAAGCGAACGTCAACTTTGCTTTAGAAACGATTGCGGTTGAATATGACGAAAAACAAGTTCAAACATCAGATATGATTACTGCTGTTAAAAAATTGGGATATGACTTGATTCCAAAGCAAGATGGTAAAGAAAAGATAGATCATAAAGAACAAGAAATAAAAAAGCAATATAGGAAGTTTATTTTCTCGGCCATCTTAACGTTCCCATTGTTATGGACGATGGTTGCGCATTTTGAATTCCTGTCCTTTATCTATATGCCCGAAATTCTGATGAATCCTTGGGTACAGCTCGCGCTTGCAACACCAGTTCAATTTATCGTCGGTGCATCATTTTATAAAGGAGCCTATAATTCACTTCGTAATAAAAGTGCAAACATGGATGTATTGGTTGCCCTTGGAACGAGTGCTGCCTATTTCTACAGCCTCTATCTAACATTTGAATGGATGAATGCAGGTAGTATAGGACATCCCGAACTGTATTTTGAGGCTGCTGCTGTAATTATCACGCTCATTGTACTTGGCAAGTTGTTTGAAGTACGTGCGAAAGGAAAGACGAGTCAGGCTATCCAAAAGCTACTTGGTTTGCAAGCTAAAACAGCCCGAGTTCTAAGAGAAGGTGTTGAAAAAGAAATTCCTGTTGAGGAAGTCGTTACAGGGGATACAATCTTAGTCAGACCAGGTGAAAAGATCCCAGTGGACGGTGAAATCATGGAAGGGCGCTCCGCAATCGATGAATCGATGATTACTGGTGAAAGTATCCCGGTTGATAAAGTCGTTGGCGATGCGGTGATTGGCGCTACGATCAATAAGAATGGATCTTTAACAATAAAAGCCACAAAAGTAGGGAAAGACTCTGCGTTGGCGCAAATTGTAAAAGTTGTTGAGGAAGCTCAAGGTTCGAAGGCGGATATCCAGCGTTTGGCTGATAAGATTTCTGGAGTTTTTGTACCGATAGTAGTTGCAATTGCAGTAGTAACATTCTTTATTTGGTATTTCTTCGTTTCACCAGGAGATTTCCGTTCAGCTCTCATTCCCACAATTTCCATTTTGGTGATTGCGTGCCCATGTGCACTCGGTTTAGCTACACCGACTTCGATTATGGCAGGTTCGGGCAGAGCTGCTGAAATGGGACTTCTTTTTAAGGGCGGAGAACATTTGGAGAATACACAGTCAATCGATACTGTTGTTTTAGATAAAACAGGAACTGTTACAAAAGGTGAACCTACATTGACTGATATTTTTGTGACTGACGGCTTTAAGGAAGAAGAAGTACTCCAATTGATTGGAACAGCTGAAAATCAATCCGAGCATCCATTAGCTCAGGCAATCGTTAATGGCGTAAAAGAAAAAGGGATTACCCTCCTTGAAACAACTGACTTTGAAGCGTTGCCGGGCTATGGAATTAGGGCTAAAGTAAACACCCAGGACGTGTTAGTAGGAACAAGAAAATTGATGAGAAAGCATAATATCTCGATCTTAGATTCTGAAGCATCGATGGAAAAACTAGAGGGCGACGGAAAAACGGCGATGCTGATAGCTGTGGATAACAAACTTGCGGGTATTGTCGCAGTAGCCGACACAGTGAAGGAGACGTCTAAAGAAGCGATTTCTAGAATGCTGGATTTGGGCCTAGAAGTTATCATGCTAACTGGTGATAACCAACGAACTGCAGAAGCGATTGCTCGACAAGTCAATGTATCTAAAGTGATTGCGGAAGTTATACCTGAACAGAAAAGCGAAGAAATTAAAAAGCTTCAGGAACAGGGCAAGAAAGTAGCGATGGTCGGAGATGGGATCAACGATGCACCTGCCCTTGCGATGGCGAATATCGGTATGGCAGTTGGGACTGGAACAGACATCGCTATAGAAGCAGCTGACATTACACTGATGCGGGGAGACTTAAATAGTGTTGCGGATGCGATGATTATGAGCCGGAAAACAATGCGGAATATTAAACAGAATCTGTTCTTTGCTTTTATTTACAATACGATCGGAATTCCGATTGCAGCAATTGGCTTATTAGCCCCATGGGTTGCAGGTGCTGCGATGGCGTTCAGTTCGGTATCCGTAGTTCTTAACGCACTAAGACTACAAAGGATTAAGTTAAAGGCTTAA
- a CDS encoding sensor histidine kinase, with protein MSCLRKISIKIGLLFFCLIFTMEVCLFFLLHQKIAHTRIDEELSALVTRGNNHRDVLETYYNAETIQHIALMEVKSDTEVVITNYQGEIIISSTDITNEIRRLINTDKKEIHRNGQVIENDWKSKPYIASVTPFETGLDTGYVYMFKDTSQVKQLIKQLNRHFLIAGIATAIVTAIIILILSRIVARPLIKMKEATKKLSKGNFSIQLENKSNDELGELSDSIQRLANELNHLKTERNEFLASISHELRTPLTYIQGYADVAKRDHLSVSDRVNYLNIIIEEATKLTTLVTELMNLAQLDNNTFTIHKEWFPICDSLKKISKTIMPSFQEAGIKLVFICPKNYKISADPIRFEQILLNLLDNARKYSPRGTVTTVEVEQENSDLRIFIRDSGKGIPSKDLPFIFERFYRVDKSRSRDLGGTGLGLAIVKELIKAHHWEIEVSSEVNKGTTITIIARGE; from the coding sequence GTGTCGTGTTTGAGGAAAATATCTATAAAAATTGGCCTGCTCTTTTTTTGTTTAATTTTTACGATGGAAGTGTGCTTATTTTTCCTGTTGCACCAAAAAATTGCTCACACAAGAATAGATGAGGAATTGTCCGCATTGGTCACCAGAGGAAATAATCACCGTGATGTTTTGGAAACATACTACAATGCAGAGACAATCCAACATATCGCCTTAATGGAGGTAAAATCGGACACGGAGGTAGTGATCACAAACTATCAAGGGGAGATTATCATTTCCTCGACAGACATAACGAATGAAATCCGTCGGTTAATAAATACAGATAAAAAGGAAATCCACCGAAACGGGCAAGTAATTGAAAATGATTGGAAATCTAAGCCATATATTGCATCCGTTACACCTTTTGAAACAGGGTTAGATACCGGCTATGTTTATATGTTTAAAGACACAAGTCAAGTAAAACAATTAATTAAACAGCTAAATAGACACTTTCTTATTGCAGGAATCGCCACTGCCATTGTTACAGCCATTATTATTCTAATTCTTTCAAGAATTGTCGCAAGGCCTCTGATTAAAATGAAGGAAGCCACAAAGAAGCTAAGTAAAGGGAATTTTTCCATTCAGTTAGAAAATAAAAGCAATGACGAGTTAGGGGAACTTTCAGACTCCATTCAACGGCTTGCAAACGAACTAAATCATCTCAAAACCGAACGGAATGAGTTTTTAGCTAGTATATCCCATGAACTAAGAACACCCTTAACCTATATCCAGGGATATGCGGATGTTGCTAAAAGAGATCATCTTAGCGTCTCAGACCGAGTCAATTACTTAAACATCATCATCGAAGAAGCAACAAAGTTAACCACGTTAGTAACTGAATTAATGAATCTTGCCCAGTTGGATAACAATACCTTTACTATTCACAAAGAATGGTTTCCAATATGTGACTCTTTGAAAAAGATTTCAAAAACAATAATGCCTTCTTTCCAGGAAGCCGGTATTAAATTAGTTTTTATTTGTCCTAAGAACTATAAAATTTCAGCAGATCCGATCCGCTTTGAGCAAATCTTATTGAACTTGTTAGATAATGCCCGAAAATATTCCCCACGAGGAACTGTTACTACCGTAGAAGTTGAACAAGAAAACTCAGACTTAAGGATTTTTATCCGTGATAGTGGAAAAGGCATTCCAAGTAAAGATCTTCCATTTATTTTTGAACGGTTTTATCGAGTTGATAAATCCCGCTCAAGGGACTTAGGTGGTACCGGACTGGGGTTAGCTATTGTGAAAGAGTTAATCAAAGCCCATCACTGGGAGATTGAAGTTTCCAGTGAGGTGAATAAAGGTACTACTATTACGATAATAGCCCGAGGTGAGTAG
- a CDS encoding YdhK family protein — MNMALFKSKMMIASGILTLLLAGCQSGGETEDQTQQDSKVEENTEQKAQEEEHNMHEMHSSSGEVPEGLQEAEDPKFPVGSTAMMHADHMPGMNGVEATISGAFDTTAYAVTYTPTTGGEPVENHKWVIHEELVDPGEAPLEPGTEVTMNADHMEGMDGATATIDSAEQTTVYMVDFTPKDSDQEVKNHKWVTENELSAE, encoded by the coding sequence ATGAACATGGCATTATTTAAAAGTAAAATGATGATAGCATCAGGGATTCTTACACTCTTATTGGCTGGTTGCCAAAGCGGAGGAGAAACAGAGGATCAAACACAACAGGACTCCAAAGTGGAAGAAAACACTGAGCAAAAGGCCCAAGAAGAAGAGCATAATATGCATGAGATGCATAGTAGTTCCGGAGAGGTCCCGGAAGGACTTCAGGAAGCTGAAGATCCTAAATTCCCTGTCGGGAGTACAGCAATGATGCACGCTGATCATATGCCCGGCATGAACGGTGTGGAGGCAACAATTAGTGGAGCCTTTGATACGACTGCCTATGCAGTCACCTATACTCCGACTACCGGCGGTGAACCAGTGGAAAACCATAAATGGGTCATCCATGAGGAGCTAGTTGATCCGGGAGAAGCCCCCCTTGAACCGGGAACAGAAGTAACAATGAATGCTGACCATATGGAAGGCATGGACGGAGCTACCGCAACGATTGACTCCGCCGAACAGACAACTGTTTATATGGTCGACTTCACGCCAAAAGACAGCGATCAGGAAGTGAAGAACCATAAATGGGTAACTGAAAATGAACTTTCAGCTGAATGA